One Gammaproteobacteria bacterium CG11_big_fil_rev_8_21_14_0_20_46_22 genomic window carries:
- a CDS encoding L,D-transpeptidase produces MRINITLSTQTLTLLNDAGQNIAQYTISSGAAGIGQQMGSYKTPLGKHRIAEKIGADLPVNAVMVGRRWTGEVYHDALGQAVPDRDWILTRILWLEGLEPGFNQGGEVDTKNRYVYIHGTPDSTRLGMPGSKGCIRMRNDDLLALFEAVTVGTPVDIIE; encoded by the coding sequence ATGAGAATCAACATCACACTCTCCACACAAACCTTGACCCTGCTTAATGACGCCGGTCAAAACATCGCGCAGTACACCATTTCCAGTGGCGCGGCCGGTATCGGTCAGCAAATGGGGTCGTACAAAACACCATTGGGGAAACACCGTATCGCTGAAAAAATCGGGGCTGATTTGCCCGTGAATGCCGTGATGGTCGGCAGACGTTGGACAGGTGAAGTCTATCACGATGCGTTGGGGCAGGCGGTGCCCGATCGCGATTGGATTTTAACGCGTATTTTATGGCTTGAAGGTTTGGAGCCCGGGTTTAATCAGGGCGGCGAGGTGGATACGAAAAACCGTTATGTGTATATTCACGGCACGCCCGATAGCACCCGCTTAGGCATGCCCGGATCCAAAGGTTGTATTCGCATGCGCAATGATGACTTGCTCGCATTGTTCGAAGCCGTTACAGTGGGCACACCCGTGGATATTATCGAGTAA
- a CDS encoding peptide chain release factor 2 (programmed frameshift) — protein sequence MEVNLIRERIKDYQHRAHELRGYLDYEVKCERFEEVTRELEDPNVWNDPKKAEGLGRERVWLESLVETFQTLDSGLLDAADLLELAVEENDEDSVQAVEADLDTLQKKLEQLEFQRMFNGEMDSNNAFMDIQAGSGGTEAQDWAEMLLRMYLRFGEAQGFKTELIECSAGDVAGIKSATIQFSGDYAYGWLRTETGVHRLVRKSPFDANNKRHTSFASVFVSPEVDENIDIEINPADLRIDTYRASGAGGQHVNRTDSAVRITHLPTNIVVQCQSNRSQHQNKDHAMKQLKAKLYELEMQKRNTEKQALEESKSDIGWGSQIRSYVLDESRIKDLRTSVETRNTKAVLDGDLMRFIEASLKAGV from the exons ATGGAAGTCAATTTGATTCGCGAGCGCATTAAAGATTACCAACACCGTGCCCACGAACTTCGGGGGTATCTT GACTATGAGGTTAAGTGCGAGCGTTTTGAAGAAGTCACGCGTGAATTAGAAGACCCGAATGTTTGGAATGACCCGAAAAAAGCCGAAGGCTTGGGGCGTGAGCGTGTATGGTTGGAATCCTTGGTCGAGACTTTTCAAACACTGGACAGTGGCTTGCTTGATGCGGCAGATTTATTAGAGCTTGCGGTCGAAGAAAACGATGAAGACAGTGTTCAAGCGGTTGAGGCGGATTTGGATACGCTGCAGAAAAAACTCGAGCAGCTCGAATTTCAGCGTATGTTCAACGGCGAGATGGACTCCAATAATGCCTTTATGGATATTCAAGCGGGTTCAGGTGGTACGGAAGCGCAAGACTGGGCTGAAATGTTGCTGCGCATGTATTTACGCTTTGGCGAAGCGCAAGGCTTTAAAACGGAGTTGATCGAATGCTCGGCGGGTGATGTGGCTGGTATTAAAAGTGCGACCATTCAATTTTCCGGCGATTACGCTTACGGTTGGCTGCGAACAGAAACGGGTGTGCATCGTTTGGTGCGAAAATCCCCGTTCGATGCCAACAACAAGCGCCATACCTCATTTGCCTCTGTGTTTGTTTCGCCTGAAGTGGATGAAAATATCGATATTGAAATCAACCCCGCCGATTTGCGCATTGATACCTATCGCGCTAGTGGTGCCGGCGGTCAGCATGTGAACCGTACCGATTCGGCTGTGCGTATTACGCATTTACCGACCAACATTGTCGTACAATGTCAAAGTAATCGCTCGCAGCATCAAAACAAAGACCACGCCATGAAACAGCTTAAAGCCAAACTCTATGAGCTCGAAATGCAAAAACGTAACACCGAAAAACAAGCCTTGGAAGAGAGTAAATCTGATATCGGCTGGGGTAGCCAAATTCGCTCTTACGTCTTGGACGAATCGCGTATTAAAGACTTGCGCACCTCGGTGGAAACGCGCAACACCAAAGCCGTGCTTGATGGCGACTTGATGCGGTTTATCGAAGCAAGTTTGAAAGCGGGCGTGTAG
- a CDS encoding DNA recombination protein RmuC encodes MIVSAVILSALAVLLLMILVFRSFSQSQQTAQAALVREAQFETQEKLLAQVNQLQLALSGQLNDFRAGFDKHQLEGLKTLQESLQTSLKQSREELGLRVEGLTNRTDERLKEISGQVEKRLTQGFEKTTEVFNDVIKRLALIDEAQKKITELSRNVVNLQEILADKRSRGAFGEVQLSNLVRNVMPEENFSLQHTFANGKRADCVLFLPEPSGTIAIDAKFPLESYQSIYNLPAGSADRVQAERQFKRDIQKHIQDIAERYIIKNETADGAVMFIPAESVFAEIYAYHPDLVAQAHKAKVWMVSPTTMMAILTTARAVLKDEATRKQVHIIQDHLARLAKDFKLFQSRMDDVARHIAKAHENVEKVHTSARKITSRFEKIERVEVGEDTPFSLAEQPD; translated from the coding sequence ATGATTGTAAGTGCAGTGATTCTCTCGGCTTTAGCCGTTCTTTTATTAATGATTTTAGTGTTTCGCAGTTTCTCTCAGTCGCAGCAAACGGCACAAGCAGCGCTGGTGCGCGAAGCGCAGTTTGAGACGCAAGAAAAATTACTCGCGCAAGTGAATCAGTTGCAATTAGCCTTGAGCGGCCAGCTTAATGACTTTCGTGCAGGTTTCGATAAGCATCAGCTCGAAGGTTTGAAAACCCTGCAAGAAAGCTTGCAAACCAGCTTGAAGCAATCACGTGAAGAGCTCGGCTTGCGCGTGGAGGGCTTAACAAATCGCACGGATGAGCGTTTAAAAGAAATTTCGGGGCAGGTGGAAAAACGTTTAACACAAGGCTTTGAGAAAACCACAGAAGTGTTTAACGATGTGATTAAACGCTTGGCTTTGATCGACGAAGCACAAAAGAAAATTACCGAGCTTTCTAGGAATGTGGTGAACCTTCAAGAAATTTTAGCCGATAAACGTTCGCGCGGCGCTTTCGGCGAAGTGCAGTTGTCGAACTTGGTGCGCAATGTGATGCCTGAAGAAAATTTCTCGCTGCAGCACACGTTTGCGAATGGCAAGCGCGCGGATTGTGTGTTGTTTTTGCCTGAGCCCAGCGGCACGATTGCGATTGATGCAAAATTTCCCTTGGAAAGCTACCAATCTATTTATAATTTGCCGGCCGGCAGCGCGGATCGCGTGCAAGCTGAACGGCAGTTCAAACGCGATATTCAAAAACACATTCAAGACATCGCTGAGCGTTATATTATTAAAAATGAAACCGCTGACGGCGCGGTGATGTTTATTCCGGCTGAGTCGGTGTTTGCTGAGATTTATGCGTATCATCCCGATTTGGTTGCTCAGGCTCATAAGGCCAAAGTCTGGATGGTTTCACCCACGACGATGATGGCTATCCTTACGACGGCACGCGCCGTCTTGAAAGATGAGGCTACACGTAAGCAAGTGCATATTATTCAGGATCATTTGGCTCGTTTGGCAAAAGACTTTAAGCTTTTCCAGTCGCGCATGGATGATGTGGCTCGCCATATTGCCAAAGCGCATGAGAATGTCGAGAAGGTGCATACCTCAGCGCGCAAGATTACTTCACGTTTTGAGAAAATCGAGCGAGTAGAGGTGGGTGAAGACACGCCTTTTAGCTTGGCTGAGCAGCCGGACTGA
- a CDS encoding amidase → MKFEDYRQYDALGLAELVKTKAVTPAELIDCAIARCEAINPKINAVVATDFDRAREHHCDLNAPFAGVPFLMKDSDAYQAGLPATFGSRLCEKFIPQKDSGLVTRFKQAGVTIFGRTNSCEFGLKYMTEPELHGPTNNPWDVSRTPGGSSGGSAAAVASGITPMAHANDGGGSIRVPASCTGLFGLKPARARISIGPEQGELWNGLACDFILSRSVRDAAAMLDCMAGYQVGDPYCAPPAPSSFLAALNESLPRLRICVSFDTGVPGLKPDEDAVAAVNQAAELCQNLGHEVRFEAPAFDRQAIESAAAVIICVNAKAAITSLAKLIACAHPLEKIEASTRYMVERGEQYCAADFCLALQTLHNESRKVVAEFERFDVLLTPVTTSAAVKTGALKEKEKDLESLWAAQVGFAPYTSLFNFTGQPAMSVPLYWNTAGLPLGVQFVGPYSGELRLMQLAKQLEEAAPWFYRVPSI, encoded by the coding sequence ATGAAATTCGAAGACTACCGCCAATATGATGCTCTAGGGCTCGCTGAACTTGTGAAGACAAAGGCTGTCACGCCTGCTGAACTCATCGATTGCGCGATTGCACGTTGTGAAGCGATAAATCCTAAAATTAATGCTGTAGTGGCCACTGATTTTGATCGTGCGCGCGAGCATCACTGTGATTTAAATGCCCCGTTTGCGGGCGTACCCTTTTTAATGAAAGACTCTGATGCCTATCAAGCCGGTTTGCCAGCCACCTTTGGCAGCCGATTATGTGAAAAATTTATCCCACAAAAAGACTCAGGCTTAGTCACGCGGTTTAAACAGGCAGGCGTAACTATCTTTGGGCGCACGAACAGCTGCGAGTTTGGTTTAAAGTACATGACTGAGCCTGAGCTTCATGGTCCAACGAACAACCCTTGGGACGTGTCACGCACACCCGGCGGCTCATCGGGTGGTTCGGCCGCGGCGGTGGCTTCTGGCATCACACCGATGGCGCATGCCAACGATGGCGGCGGCTCCATTCGCGTGCCGGCATCGTGCACAGGCTTATTCGGTTTAAAACCTGCTCGTGCTCGTATCTCCATCGGTCCAGAGCAGGGTGAGCTGTGGAATGGCTTGGCCTGCGATTTCATCTTGTCACGCAGTGTGCGTGATGCAGCGGCTATGTTGGATTGTATGGCCGGTTATCAAGTGGGCGATCCTTATTGCGCGCCACCAGCGCCATCGTCATTTTTAGCGGCCTTAAATGAGTCATTACCTCGCTTACGTATTTGTGTCTCCTTTGATACCGGTGTGCCGGGTTTAAAACCTGACGAGGATGCGGTGGCGGCCGTTAATCAGGCTGCCGAACTCTGTCAAAATTTGGGCCATGAGGTGCGCTTTGAGGCGCCAGCGTTTGATCGCCAAGCGATAGAATCTGCCGCTGCTGTTATCATTTGCGTCAATGCTAAAGCCGCCATTACAAGCTTAGCTAAGCTTATTGCTTGCGCACACCCCCTTGAAAAAATCGAGGCATCCACGCGGTATATGGTCGAGCGTGGCGAGCAATATTGTGCCGCGGATTTTTGTTTAGCCTTGCAAACGCTGCACAATGAAAGCCGAAAGGTTGTCGCTGAATTTGAACGCTTTGATGTATTACTCACGCCAGTGACAACGAGTGCAGCGGTGAAAACGGGTGCGCTGAAAGAAAAAGAAAAAGATCTTGAAAGCTTGTGGGCAGCACAAGTTGGTTTTGCTCCATATACTTCATTATTTAATTTTACCGGCCAGCCTGCGATGTCTGTGCCGCTGTATTGGAACACAGCAGGCCTGCCTTTAGGCGTGCAATTTGTCGGCCCTTATTCAGGCGAGCTGCGTTTGATGCAGTTGGCAAAACAGTTGGAGGAAGCAGCGCCGTGGTTTTATCGTGTACCATCGATATGA
- a CDS encoding type II toxin-antitoxin system prevent-host-death family antitoxin yields MKSETATAAKTYFGKLLDDARKEPVMITKSGRAVAVIMAYEDYEALTAQSTPLAADAPKKPKRRSVAKRYRSILKYRIKRKEREEKGSGST; encoded by the coding sequence ATGAAATCAGAAACCGCCACCGCCGCCAAAACCTATTTTGGTAAATTATTGGACGATGCTCGCAAGGAGCCGGTGATGATTACCAAGTCGGGCAGAGCTGTCGCGGTGATCATGGCTTATGAAGATTATGAAGCCTTAACGGCTCAAAGCACACCTCTCGCGGCTGATGCGCCCAAAAAGCCCAAACGTCGCAGCGTGGCCAAACGCTACCGCAGCATCCTCAAATACCGCATCAAACGCAAAGAGCGCGAAGAGAAGGGCAGCGGTTCCACTTAG
- a CDS encoding L,D-transpeptidase: protein MKKFPTFLACLALAPALFASAYFYPKAHCDVIGQLQLASVGFFDTVTKIDQQYDVGYNDVVEANPGYNVDDLSSGEQLLIPTRFILPSAPHKGIVVNLAEMRLYYFDQKAGVIFTYPVGIGKQGELTPLGKTMVVSKKVDPTWTPTPDARKQFKATYGFDLPDKFPPGPENPLGQYAMRLGFQHTNILIHGTNDPAGIGKRVSAGCVRMANDNVGELFDLVYAGVPVTVVNEPYKAGWDGRKLLLEAHPPLKQKPGQFMGGYRAVLEAAANRPPHAGKVVINWKLAGQVAHLQLGVPQVVGKLVGR, encoded by the coding sequence ATGAAAAAATTTCCCACCTTCCTTGCCTGTTTAGCTTTAGCGCCTGCATTGTTTGCGAGCGCATATTTTTACCCTAAAGCTCATTGCGATGTGATTGGTCAGTTGCAGCTGGCTTCCGTGGGTTTTTTTGACACGGTCACGAAAATTGATCAGCAGTATGACGTGGGTTATAACGACGTGGTCGAAGCCAACCCAGGGTATAACGTCGATGATCTCTCCTCCGGCGAGCAATTACTTATCCCGACGCGCTTTATTTTGCCGAGCGCGCCGCACAAAGGCATTGTGGTCAATCTTGCGGAGATGCGCCTGTATTATTTCGATCAAAAAGCCGGTGTGATTTTTACTTACCCGGTGGGTATTGGTAAACAAGGTGAGCTGACCCCTTTGGGTAAAACGATGGTGGTCAGTAAAAAGGTCGACCCCACGTGGACACCCACGCCGGATGCGCGTAAGCAGTTTAAAGCGACTTATGGTTTTGATCTGCCCGATAAATTCCCGCCAGGCCCTGAAAATCCGTTGGGGCAATATGCCATGCGTTTGGGCTTTCAACACACAAATATTTTGATTCATGGCACGAATGATCCGGCTGGCATCGGCAAGCGCGTGAGCGCGGGCTGCGTGCGCATGGCCAATGACAATGTGGGTGAGTTGTTTGATTTGGTCTATGCCGGCGTGCCGGTGACCGTGGTTAACGAGCCGTACAAGGCTGGCTGGGATGGGCGCAAATTATTGCTAGAAGCGCATCCACCATTAAAACAAAAGCCCGGACAGTTTATGGGCGGCTACCGCGCTGTGCTTGAAGCGGCCGCGAATCGCCCGCCGCATGCGGGTAAAGTGGTGATCAACTGGAAATTGGCCGGGCAAGTCGCCCACCTGCAGCTGGGTGTGCCGCAGGTGGTGGGCAAGCTCGTGGGTCGATAG
- a CDS encoding twin-arginine translocation pathway signal protein, with protein sequence MWIDASIVIIFLAASLFIGIKSSKHIVDFDRFSVGHRAFSSAAIFATLSASFIGGGYTLGNAAKVYQAGMLYAFALLGFSLKEILVALIIAPRMDAYRDCLSIGDIIAKRYGNGAKVVTGLFSVLVCTGILGAQVGAMTAIFGTFFTINPLWATLVSFAIIIIYSSLGGMRAVVYTDILQFCVLVIGIPLTLIMGLIHFGGWQPIAQRVPHEYLYFWKGHDHLSLFIGLFITFIFGEALVPPYVQRLFMAKTARATRNGVLASGILSIPFFLIAGAIGLIAFALNPHINSNSALPYVVKMILPIGVKGFVIAGLVAIIMSSAAGFLNAASVAFVNDIVKPLSRSAWRPNTLLRLAKGSTLFVGIGALVFALSINNVLDILLYAYNFWAPIIIVPLVAVIFNFSVKAQDFFIGACCGIGAMLIWSLMLHSPFEINGLVIGVVGNLIGFMLSKPFQKQKNARGAC encoded by the coding sequence GTGTGGATAGACGCCAGCATTGTCATCATTTTTCTAGCAGCAAGTTTGTTTATAGGGATAAAGTCGAGTAAACACATCGTCGATTTTGATCGCTTCTCAGTAGGGCATCGCGCCTTTAGTAGTGCTGCTATCTTTGCTACCTTATCGGCTTCATTCATTGGAGGCGGGTATACATTAGGTAATGCCGCAAAGGTTTATCAAGCAGGCATGTTGTATGCATTTGCCTTGTTAGGTTTTAGCCTGAAAGAAATTTTGGTCGCGTTAATCATTGCGCCTAGGATGGATGCTTACCGAGACTGCTTGTCGATTGGAGATATCATTGCAAAGCGTTACGGAAATGGCGCTAAAGTGGTTACCGGTCTTTTTTCAGTGTTAGTCTGCACTGGTATTTTAGGTGCGCAAGTCGGCGCTATGACGGCGATCTTTGGGACTTTCTTTACGATAAATCCGCTCTGGGCCACGCTGGTTAGCTTCGCTATCATTATTATTTATTCATCACTAGGCGGCATGCGGGCTGTCGTTTATACCGATATTTTACAATTTTGCGTTTTAGTTATCGGTATTCCGCTAACGTTGATTATGGGATTAATTCATTTTGGTGGCTGGCAACCTATCGCGCAACGCGTACCGCATGAGTATCTCTATTTCTGGAAGGGGCATGATCATCTGTCATTATTTATCGGCCTATTTATTACGTTTATATTTGGCGAAGCGTTAGTGCCGCCCTATGTGCAGCGCTTATTCATGGCTAAAACCGCTCGCGCAACGCGCAATGGTGTATTGGCGAGCGGAATTTTATCGATTCCTTTTTTCTTAATCGCTGGCGCGATCGGCTTGATCGCTTTTGCATTAAATCCGCATATTAACTCAAACAGCGCATTGCCCTACGTAGTAAAAATGATTTTACCTATTGGAGTAAAAGGATTTGTGATTGCCGGATTGGTAGCTATTATTATGTCTTCCGCTGCCGGTTTTTTGAATGCTGCATCTGTAGCGTTTGTCAATGATATCGTCAAACCCCTTTCTCGTAGCGCTTGGCGACCCAATACTTTATTACGCCTAGCCAAGGGAAGCACTTTATTTGTCGGCATTGGTGCGCTCGTTTTTGCATTAAGCATTAATAATGTATTAGATATACTATTGTACGCTTATAATTTTTGGGCACCCATTATCATCGTTCCTTTAGTCGCAGTAATATTTAATTTTTCAGTAAAGGCCCAAGATTTTTTTATAGGTGCTTGTTGTGGTATTGGCGCCATGCTTATTTGGTCGTTAATGCTACACTCACCTTTTGAAATTAACGGCTTAGTGATTGGCGTAGTGGGTAATTTAATTGGATTTATGCTTTCAAAGCCATTTCAAAAGCAGAAAAATGCTAGGGGGGCATGTTGA
- the lysS gene encoding lysine--tRNA ligase, producing MSTEHEILDENTLVAIRREKLNGLRQAKKAYPNTFRREHFAADLHTAYDQYSKEALAEQDRVAVTVAGRIMLKRLMGKAAFMTIQDMSAPIQLYLRQNDLPEGAFDEVKEWDIGDIVGAKGYLFKTNTGELSVHVEEAVLLTKNLRPLPEKFHGVTDTEIKYRQRYLDLMMSEASRNKFILRSKTIDYIRHFLLKRRYIEVETPMMHVLAGGALAKPFATHHNALDMPLYMRIAPELYLKRLLVGGLERVFEINRNFRNEGLSTRHNPEFTMLEFYEAYATYEDTMAICETMLRGLVESVTGKTTLDYQGDTFDFAKPFRRMSVSDAVLHYNPDIKACDIQKLDAMKAHAKRLKIKLEDSWGLGRIHIEIFEETAEHQLKQPTFITQYPAEMSPLARRNDENPEITDRFELFIAGRELANSFSELNDAEDQAERFKAQMAAKASGDDEAMAYDEDYVTALEYGMPPAAGVGIGIDRLVMLLTDSPSIRDVILFPHMRPKV from the coding sequence ATGAGCACAGAGCACGAAATACTGGACGAGAATACCTTAGTCGCGATTCGCCGCGAGAAGCTAAACGGTTTGCGCCAGGCGAAAAAGGCCTATCCCAACACCTTTAGGCGTGAGCATTTCGCAGCCGATTTGCACACGGCGTATGATCAATATTCCAAAGAAGCGTTGGCTGAGCAGGACAGGGTGGCAGTCACCGTGGCTGGCCGGATTATGCTCAAGCGTTTGATGGGTAAAGCCGCGTTTATGACCATTCAAGATATGTCCGCACCCATTCAGCTCTATTTGCGTCAAAACGATTTGCCTGAGGGCGCGTTTGATGAGGTCAAAGAGTGGGATATTGGGGACATTGTCGGCGCTAAAGGGTATCTTTTTAAAACGAACACGGGTGAATTGTCGGTGCATGTGGAAGAGGCTGTGCTGCTCACTAAAAACTTGCGCCCTTTGCCTGAAAAATTCCACGGCGTGACGGATACCGAAATTAAATATCGTCAGCGTTACCTGGATTTAATGATGAGCGAAGCATCTAGAAATAAGTTCATCTTACGATCAAAAACTATCGATTATATTCGTCACTTTTTACTTAAGCGTCGTTACATCGAAGTGGAAACACCAATGATGCATGTCTTAGCTGGCGGGGCTTTGGCTAAGCCGTTTGCCACGCACCATAATGCTCTTGATATGCCATTGTACATGCGTATCGCGCCCGAGTTGTATTTAAAGCGCTTGTTAGTGGGCGGGCTTGAGCGTGTGTTTGAGATTAACCGTAATTTCCGAAACGAAGGTTTGTCCACACGTCACAACCCTGAATTTACCATGTTGGAATTTTACGAAGCGTATGCGACTTACGAAGACACCATGGCTATTTGTGAGACGATGTTACGCGGTTTAGTCGAATCGGTCACGGGTAAAACAACCTTGGATTACCAGGGCGACACCTTTGATTTTGCCAAACCGTTTCGGCGCATGAGTGTGTCTGATGCTGTCTTGCATTACAACCCGGACATCAAAGCTTGCGATATCCAAAAACTTGATGCCATGAAAGCGCACGCGAAACGTTTAAAAATTAAGCTTGAAGACAGCTGGGGCTTGGGGCGTATTCATATCGAAATTTTTGAAGAAACAGCCGAGCACCAGCTTAAACAACCAACTTTCATCACGCAATACCCGGCAGAGATGTCGCCTTTGGCGCGTCGTAATGATGAAAACCCTGAGATCACCGATCGCTTTGAATTGTTTATCGCAGGCCGTGAATTAGCCAATTCCTTTTCTGAATTAAACGACGCTGAAGATCAAGCAGAGCGTTTTAAAGCACAAATGGCTGCAAAAGCTTCAGGTGATGATGAAGCGATGGCGTATGACGAAGATTACGTGACCGCACTAGAATACGGCATGCCGCCAGCTGCTGGCGTAGGCATTGGTATTGATCGTTTGGTGATGCTGTTGACTGACTCACCATCGATTCGGGATGTGATACTGTTTCCACACATGCGCCCAAAAGTATAG
- a CDS encoding L-serine ammonia-lyase yields the protein MISIFEMFTIGVGPSSSHTVGPMRAAYRFINSVKNLAAVHALKVEIFGSLAHTGVGHGTDKAIIMGLLGEQPETIDPDSINACFETLKHDKTLLLNGKHSIDFDFDKEFIFNLVDRLPYHTNGMRFTAFDEKGHTLQTDCYYSIGGGFVVHESETLEDNLVAPSEVPYPFNSADELFVQCNQHTLTIAEVMYQNEVALRSESEVREGILAIAEAMRRSVEKGLKTRGTLPGGLEVKRRAPHLYDKLSEHDKPANYKDIESLDWLSMFAIAVNEENAAGSRVVTAPTNGAAGVIPAVLYYYETFYPNVTEQKSIDFLLTSAAIAALYKKGASISAAEVGCQGEVGVATSMAAGALTAVLGGDLLQVENAAEIAMEHSLGLTCDPIAGLVQIPCIERNAVGATKAVNISRLAMMETGRDKKVSLDKVIDTMKRTGKDMTDMYKETSKGGLAKIRVNVIEC from the coding sequence ATGATCAGTATTTTTGAAATGTTCACCATTGGCGTTGGGCCATCCAGTTCACACACCGTCGGCCCGATGCGCGCTGCCTATCGCTTTATCAATAGCGTGAAAAACCTCGCGGCAGTGCACGCGCTAAAAGTTGAAATTTTTGGCTCACTTGCACATACCGGTGTAGGCCACGGTACCGATAAAGCCATTATCATGGGCTTGCTCGGCGAACAGCCTGAAACTATCGACCCAGACAGCATTAACGCATGTTTCGAAACGCTAAAACACGATAAAACTCTACTGCTCAACGGCAAACACAGCATTGATTTTGATTTCGATAAAGAGTTTATCTTTAACCTTGTCGACCGTCTGCCGTATCACACTAATGGTATGCGTTTTACAGCGTTTGACGAAAAAGGCCATACCCTTCAAACAGACTGTTATTACTCGATTGGCGGCGGCTTTGTGGTGCATGAAAGTGAAACCTTGGAAGATAATTTAGTCGCACCCTCCGAAGTGCCCTATCCGTTTAACTCAGCTGATGAGCTTTTTGTACAGTGTAATCAACACACGCTGACCATTGCCGAAGTGATGTATCAAAACGAAGTGGCACTGCGTTCAGAAAGCGAAGTCCGCGAAGGTATCTTGGCGATTGCCGAAGCCATGCGCCGCTCGGTGGAAAAAGGCTTAAAAACACGCGGCACTTTGCCCGGCGGGCTCGAGGTGAAACGTCGTGCACCGCACCTGTACGATAAACTCTCAGAGCATGACAAGCCGGCAAACTACAAAGACATCGAAAGCCTGGATTGGCTCAGTATGTTTGCGATTGCCGTGAACGAAGAAAATGCCGCCGGCAGTCGCGTAGTCACCGCGCCGACTAACGGTGCTGCAGGCGTAATCCCTGCGGTTTTGTATTACTACGAAACTTTTTACCCCAATGTGACCGAACAAAAGAGTATCGATTTTTTACTCACCAGTGCCGCCATCGCTGCGCTTTACAAAAAAGGCGCTTCTATTTCAGCGGCTGAAGTCGGCTGCCAGGGTGAAGTGGGCGTGGCCACATCGATGGCCGCAGGTGCCTTAACCGCCGTGCTGGGTGGTGATTTACTGCAAGTGGAAAACGCCGCTGAAATTGCGATGGAACACAGCTTGGGCTTAACCTGCGATCCGATTGCAGGCCTTGTACAAATTCCCTGTATCGAACGCAATGCGGTAGGCGCAACCAAAGCCGTGAACATCTCTCGCCTGGCCATGATGGAAACGGGGCGTGATAAAAAAGTCTCGCTGGATAAAGTGATCGACACCATGAAACGCACGGGCAAAGACATGACCGATATGTACAAAGAAACCTCTAAAGGGGGCCTGGCAAAAATTCGGGTGAATGTGATTGAGTGTTAG